Proteins encoded by one window of Pseudomonas sp. PSKL.D1:
- a CDS encoding AraC family transcriptional regulator: MRSDEFAASFMQLFGTLYADMPTLAQDIAIGGVYGRFAGMSVRQMHYQGDFTLKLPTPQDEITFVLPTAGKIMFDHRGESIGGAQVGLAVDKLGLRSVSFAEGHAQCGMSIGRAVFAERLSVLLGRPLAEPIRFVPVVELCQPALQGIRALLELATGNEFDPLINSGLLMPARLQDMLVDAVLENWPHNHSQALHSPAPALAPRHVKLAMSYLRDHPDTQVSGSELAQLANVSLRALQDGFRRFAGTSIVGYQRQVRLEQAREWLLRGEGASVAEAALRHGFSNAGRFTQYFQQAFGVSPAQVRRQNA; this comes from the coding sequence ATGCGCAGCGACGAGTTCGCTGCCAGCTTCATGCAGTTGTTCGGTACGCTTTACGCCGACATGCCGACGCTTGCGCAAGACATCGCCATTGGCGGCGTGTATGGCCGGTTTGCGGGCATGAGCGTGCGGCAAATGCACTATCAGGGGGACTTCACCCTCAAACTGCCCACCCCCCAAGACGAAATCACCTTCGTGTTGCCCACGGCGGGCAAGATCATGTTCGACCACCGTGGTGAATCCATTGGCGGTGCCCAGGTGGGGCTTGCAGTCGACAAGCTGGGCCTGCGCTCGGTGAGTTTTGCAGAGGGGCACGCCCAGTGCGGCATGTCGATTGGTCGCGCGGTGTTTGCCGAGCGGCTGTCGGTGCTGCTCGGCCGGCCATTGGCCGAGCCCATTCGTTTTGTACCTGTGGTGGAGCTTTGCCAGCCGGCCCTCCAGGGGATTCGTGCGTTGCTGGAACTGGCTACCGGCAACGAGTTTGACCCCCTGATAAACAGCGGGCTGCTGATGCCGGCGCGGCTGCAGGACATGCTCGTCGACGCGGTGCTGGAAAACTGGCCGCACAACCACAGCCAGGCCCTGCACAGCCCGGCCCCGGCGCTGGCTCCCCGGCATGTGAAACTGGCGATGAGTTACCTGCGTGACCACCCGGATACACAGGTTTCCGGCAGCGAGCTGGCGCAATTGGCCAATGTCAGCTTGCGGGCGTTGCAGGATGGCTTTCGGCGCTTTGCCGGTACTTCCATCGTCGGGTATCAGCGGCAGGTGCGCTTGGAACAGGCGCGCGAATGGCTGCTGCGTGGGGAGGGGGCGTCGGTGGCGGAAGCAGCCCTGCGTCACGGGTTCAGCAACGCAGGGCGGTTTACCCAGTATTTTCAGCAGGCGTTTGGTGTCAGCCCGGCGCAGGTACGGCGTCAGAACGCATAA
- a CDS encoding tyrosine-protein phosphatase, translating into MLQRVFYSVSLLSIAIATAHADSLATPRLTGMDNFRDLAGTTTAYTTEHDGTMRAGVFYRSNALTPTAADLAILNGLGISNVYDLRTPSEIASTPDTLPAGADYLNIDIIGSTTSGSNITSLSFTSAAQARAMMQDTNRAFVNDAGMRGQFTVLFNELASADGAALFHCTAGKDRTGWTAAVLLSIAGVDDATIMSNYLATNDYTAARVAATLAAMPASMAEIYAPLLGVEASYLQAGLDEVTAQYGSMDNYLKQGLGLTQETIYVLRGKMVRYSTLPGEASLMGNAAAGARLLRQLQDTSLSGTYSAYNYYLQSAIDAGALGGVESRVGGQVHADAASYLLRQGSMIDRAVSPFADGSDLKVGQSRLWSTALAGYLGTDGSAHAASSNEHSQGLVVGLTQRFSEQLSAHAGFGYSRGNVGGAGGEADTDLTFLTLGTRFAPGGLEQGLFVDADLSAGWLDYSSKRELGAGLGAAKGDSHGTLAGGSLALGYRFATGDLALEPSLGFRVSRVDLGGFTEKGSEVALEVDDLKQTRRAAVANLKASFVPVRLGNWALVPGVEVGYERALGEHEVDSEGHLLGLDIEQRAAFDNSEQFTGGVNLMASLGALSLGAEVAATGGGGSHGVNGSLKASYAF; encoded by the coding sequence GTGCTGCAACGTGTGTTTTACTCCGTATCCCTGCTCTCCATCGCCATCGCCACTGCCCACGCCGATTCACTCGCCACGCCGCGACTGACGGGAATGGACAACTTCCGCGACCTCGCCGGCACCACCACGGCGTACACTACCGAACACGACGGCACGATGCGCGCCGGTGTGTTCTATCGCTCCAACGCCTTGACCCCTACGGCTGCGGACTTGGCCATTCTCAACGGCCTGGGTATCAGCAACGTCTACGACCTGCGCACGCCCAGCGAAATCGCCAGCACGCCCGACACACTGCCGGCAGGTGCCGATTACCTGAACATCGACATCATCGGCAGCACCACCTCGGGCTCGAACATCACCAGCCTGTCGTTTACCAGTGCGGCGCAGGCGCGGGCCATGATGCAGGACACCAACCGCGCCTTCGTCAACGATGCCGGTATGCGCGGCCAGTTCACCGTGCTGTTCAACGAACTGGCCAGCGCCGACGGCGCGGCGTTGTTCCACTGCACTGCCGGCAAGGACCGCACCGGCTGGACTGCCGCCGTGCTATTGAGTATCGCCGGGGTCGATGACGCCACCATCATGAGCAACTACCTGGCCACCAACGACTACACCGCCGCGCGCGTGGCAGCCACCCTGGCGGCGATGCCTGCGAGCATGGCCGAAATCTACGCCCCCCTGCTGGGCGTGGAAGCCAGCTACCTGCAAGCCGGCCTGGATGAAGTCACGGCCCAGTACGGCAGCATGGATAACTACCTCAAACAGGGCCTGGGCCTGACTCAGGAAACGATCTACGTTTTGCGCGGCAAAATGGTGCGTTACAGCACACTGCCGGGTGAAGCGAGCCTAATGGGCAACGCCGCAGCCGGTGCACGCTTGTTGCGGCAACTGCAGGACACTTCGCTTTCCGGAACCTACAGTGCCTACAACTATTACCTGCAATCGGCCATTGACGCAGGCGCGTTGGGCGGCGTGGAATCCAGAGTCGGCGGCCAGGTGCACGCCGATGCTGCCAGCTACCTGTTGCGCCAGGGCAGCATGATCGATCGCGCCGTTTCACCCTTTGCCGACGGCAGCGATCTCAAGGTGGGCCAGTCGCGCCTGTGGAGCACGGCGCTGGCGGGCTACCTTGGCACCGATGGCTCCGCTCACGCTGCCAGCAGCAACGAACACAGCCAAGGGCTGGTGGTGGGGCTGACCCAGCGCTTTTCCGAACAGCTCAGTGCCCACGCGGGCTTTGGCTACAGCCGCGGCAACGTCGGGGGCGCCGGTGGTGAAGCAGACACTGACCTGACCTTCCTTACCCTCGGCACCCGCTTTGCCCCCGGTGGCCTTGAACAAGGCCTGTTCGTCGACGCCGACCTCAGCGCCGGCTGGCTTGACTACAGCAGCAAGCGCGAACTTGGCGCAGGCCTTGGCGCGGCCAAAGGTGACAGCCATGGCACCTTGGCGGGTGGCAGCCTGGCACTGGGCTATCGCTTTGCAACAGGTGACCTTGCGCTGGAACCGAGCCTGGGGTTCAGGGTCAGCCGCGTGGACCTTGGCGGGTTTACCGAAAAAGGCAGTGAAGTCGCCCTTGAGGTGGACGACCTGAAGCAAACCCGACGCGCGGCGGTGGCCAACCTGAAGGCCTCTTTTGTACCGGTCAGGCTAGGCAACTGGGCGTTGGTGCCAGGGGTTGAAGTGGGTTACGAGCGCGCATTGGGTGAGCACGAAGTTGACAGCGAAGGCCACCTGCTGGGGCTCGATATCGAACAGCGTGCCGCCTTCGACAACAGCGAACAGTTCACGGGCGGCGTCAACCTGATGGCCAGCCTTGGCGCGTTGAGCCTCGGTGCCGAGGTAGCGGCCACAGGCGGTGGGGGCAGCCATGGCGTGAACGGTAGCCTCAAGGCCAGTTATGCGTTCTGA
- a CDS encoding ABC transporter substrate-binding protein, protein MSIRSRLLIIATATLLATQAFAAERLALRIGDQKGNMRAQLEAADALRDLPYDIHWAEFPAAAPLAEALNAGAIDAGIIGDAPLLFVLASGAPVKAVAVDKSDAYGTALLVRPDASFASAADLKGKRIATGRGSIGHHLALKALAQAGLTEKDVEFRFLGPVDAKIALANGSVDAWSTWEPYTALAELSGQGKVLVNGRGLSTGNSFLAVTDKALDDPARRAALQDYLARLAGAQVWAYQHLDSYSKTLAAIIGFPEDAARLQFQRRQLRWQAIDATTVAEQQETADFYHAHGLMTQRLDVTPTFADGFTVPAAAALAQH, encoded by the coding sequence ATGTCCATCCGATCCCGCCTGTTGATCATCGCCACGGCCACACTGCTGGCCACCCAGGCATTCGCCGCCGAACGCCTGGCCCTGCGTATCGGCGACCAGAAGGGCAACATGCGAGCCCAGCTCGAAGCCGCGGATGCCCTACGCGACTTGCCCTACGACATCCACTGGGCCGAGTTCCCGGCCGCCGCCCCGCTGGCCGAGGCGCTTAATGCGGGTGCCATCGACGCCGGCATCATCGGTGATGCACCGTTGTTGTTCGTGCTGGCCTCGGGCGCCCCGGTGAAGGCGGTGGCGGTGGACAAGTCCGACGCCTACGGCACGGCGCTGCTGGTTCGCCCCGATGCCTCCTTCGCCAGCGCGGCCGACTTGAAGGGCAAGCGTATCGCCACCGGCCGTGGTTCTATCGGCCATCACCTGGCCCTCAAGGCGCTGGCTCAGGCGGGCCTGACGGAGAAGGACGTGGAGTTCCGCTTTCTTGGCCCGGTCGATGCCAAGATTGCCCTGGCAAATGGTTCGGTGGACGCCTGGTCCACCTGGGAACCCTACACCGCGCTGGCCGAGCTGAGCGGGCAGGGCAAAGTGCTGGTCAATGGCCGGGGCCTGTCCACCGGCAACAGCTTCCTGGCCGTAACCGACAAGGCGCTGGACGACCCGGCCCGGCGTGCCGCGCTGCAGGATTACCTGGCCCGCCTGGCGGGTGCTCAGGTATGGGCCTACCAGCATCTGGACAGCTATTCCAAAACCCTCGCTGCCATCATTGGCTTCCCCGAAGACGCCGCGCGCCTGCAGTTCCAGCGCCGCCAACTGCGTTGGCAGGCTATTGATGCCACGACCGTCGCCGAGCAGCAGGAAACCGCCGACTTCTACCACGCCCATGGCCTGATGACCCAGCGCCTTGACGTTACCCCGACCTTCGCCGACGGCTTCACCGTGCCCGCCGCCGCCGCGCTGGCCCAACACTGA
- a CDS encoding aliphatic sulfonate ABC transporter substrate-binding protein produces MPHRKRLRHLALGLLLGGLMPSIASAEQTLRIGYQKSSTLLTLLKARGTLEQRLQAQGVRISWHEFPSGLPLLEALNLGNVDLSADVADTVPVFTQAAGARLTYFAREAPSPLAQAILVPAGSPLKTLADLKGKRVAVTKAAGSHYLLIQALAKAGLNFKDITPAYLIPADGRAAFENGKVDAWVTWDPYVASAQRQQNARVLADGSGLASYQRYYLAGSDYAKAHPEVLQAVYQALHEAGEWTKANPAAAARVLGPLWGNLDSATVQQANARRSYDVQPVRLENLGEQQHIADAFYREGLLPKPVDARAVTLFDPQAKN; encoded by the coding sequence ATGCCGCACCGCAAACGCCTGCGTCATCTGGCCCTTGGCCTGTTGCTCGGCGGCCTGATGCCGTCCATTGCCAGTGCCGAGCAAACCCTGCGCATCGGCTATCAGAAGTCCTCGACCCTGCTGACATTGCTCAAGGCCCGAGGCACCCTTGAACAGCGCCTGCAGGCCCAGGGCGTGCGCATCAGTTGGCACGAGTTCCCCAGTGGTCTGCCGTTGCTGGAAGCCCTGAACCTGGGCAACGTCGACCTGTCGGCAGACGTCGCCGACACGGTGCCGGTGTTCACCCAGGCGGCCGGCGCCAGGCTTACGTACTTTGCCCGCGAAGCCCCTTCGCCGCTGGCCCAGGCCATCCTCGTGCCCGCCGGTTCGCCGCTCAAGACCCTGGCCGACCTAAAAGGCAAGCGGGTGGCCGTGACCAAGGCCGCCGGTAGCCACTACCTGCTGATTCAGGCACTGGCCAAGGCGGGGCTTAACTTCAAGGACATCACCCCGGCCTACCTGATTCCGGCGGATGGCCGGGCTGCATTCGAAAATGGCAAGGTCGATGCCTGGGTCACCTGGGACCCTTACGTGGCCAGCGCCCAGCGCCAGCAAAACGCCCGGGTGCTGGCGGACGGCAGTGGCCTGGCCAGCTACCAGCGTTACTACCTGGCGGGCAGCGACTACGCCAAGGCACACCCTGAAGTGCTCCAGGCCGTTTACCAGGCCTTGCACGAGGCGGGTGAGTGGACCAAAGCCAACCCGGCAGCGGCGGCCCGCGTGCTGGGGCCGTTGTGGGGTAACCTGGACAGCGCCACCGTACAGCAGGCCAACGCGCGGCGTAGCTACGACGTGCAGCCGGTGCGCCTGGAAAACCTGGGTGAACAACAGCACATTGCCGATGCGTTTTACCGCGAAGGCCTGCTGCCAAAGCCCGTGGATGCCCGCGCGGTAACCCTGTTCGACCCTCAGGCGAAGAACTGA
- a CDS encoding AraC family transcriptional regulator, producing the protein MLKPLKDMLVEVDEWTWEVGSRATDYPPDWYIAPHSHAKHQLIYAIKGVMVVHSLAERWTVPPSRGIWMPCGQVHAIRCVGDVKMRSVFVRPDTAAVLPLHSKAISISPLLSELIKASIDITGAFAEDSREARIMRLILDEISVLPTLPLRLLQPGDPRLQAICSTLQARPDDPSTVADWAQQLGIDEKTIQRLFRKETGMTFGQWRQQARLMLALERIAQGERIIDVAGALGYDSPSAFASMFKRQFGTTPSQFFA; encoded by the coding sequence ATGCTCAAACCGCTGAAAGACATGCTGGTGGAAGTGGATGAATGGACTTGGGAGGTGGGCAGCCGGGCAACCGACTACCCGCCCGACTGGTACATTGCGCCGCATTCACACGCCAAGCATCAGCTGATCTATGCCATCAAGGGCGTGATGGTGGTGCACTCCCTGGCCGAGCGCTGGACCGTACCGCCCAGCCGTGGCATCTGGATGCCCTGCGGGCAGGTGCATGCCATCCGCTGTGTCGGGGATGTGAAGATGCGCAGCGTGTTCGTGCGCCCCGACACCGCTGCCGTGCTGCCGCTGCACAGCAAAGCCATCAGCATCTCCCCACTGCTGAGTGAGCTGATCAAGGCCTCGATCGACATCACCGGCGCCTTTGCCGAGGATTCGCGAGAAGCCCGCATCATGCGTCTGATTCTCGACGAAATCAGTGTGTTGCCAACCTTGCCCCTGCGCTTGCTGCAACCGGGCGATCCGCGCTTGCAGGCCATCTGCAGCACCTTGCAGGCCCGGCCGGACGACCCGTCGACCGTGGCCGACTGGGCGCAGCAACTGGGTATCGACGAAAAGACCATCCAGCGCCTGTTCCGCAAGGAAACCGGCATGACCTTCGGCCAATGGCGGCAACAGGCACGGCTGATGCTGGCGCTGGAACGCATTGCCCAGGGCGAGCGCATCATCGATGTGGCGGGCGCGCTGGGCTATGACAGCCCCAGCGCCTTTGCCAGCATGTTCAAGCGCCAGTTCGGCACGACGCCCAGTCAGTTCTTCGCCTGA
- a CDS encoding MFS transporter — MTTPAATLASPTTDAARPQGFLVRIVGAAAFAHLLNDLIQAVLPSIYPMLKSDFSLSFAQIGWIALIYQVTASLLQPWVGMYTDKHPQPYLLPAGMLVTLVGIALLAFAGSYPMLLVAAAVVGVGSATFHPEASRVARMASGGRFGTAQSTFQVGGNTGSAIGPLLTAAIVMPYGQTAIAWFMLAAALAVFVLLRVTGWTIRHGQTHLKSFAGQQAPGLSKGAMWRAVGVIALLMFAKFVYIASFTNYFTFYLIEHFGLSVQQSQLYLFVFLAAVALGTFAGGPVGDRIGRKAVIWVSFLGVAPFALALPYANLAWTAVLAVAIGLVMSSAFAALVVYAQEAVPGRVGMVSGVMFGLMFGISGIGAAGLGELADLHGIVWVYQVISFLPLLGLATALLPATRSKARPATCC, encoded by the coding sequence ATGACGACACCTGCCGCCACATTGGCCTCCCCGACTACCGACGCTGCCCGGCCCCAAGGCTTTCTGGTGCGCATCGTCGGTGCCGCTGCCTTTGCACACTTGCTCAACGACCTGATCCAGGCCGTGCTGCCATCGATCTACCCCATGCTCAAAAGCGACTTTTCCCTGAGTTTTGCCCAGATCGGCTGGATTGCGCTGATCTATCAGGTAACCGCTTCCCTGCTGCAGCCGTGGGTCGGCATGTACACCGACAAGCACCCGCAACCCTACCTGCTGCCGGCCGGCATGCTGGTGACGTTGGTCGGCATCGCCCTGCTCGCCTTCGCCGGCAGTTACCCGATGCTGCTGGTAGCCGCTGCGGTGGTAGGCGTGGGCTCGGCAACCTTTCACCCTGAAGCCTCGCGGGTGGCGCGCATGGCCTCTGGCGGGCGCTTTGGCACCGCGCAATCGACCTTCCAGGTGGGCGGCAACACCGGTTCGGCGATTGGCCCGTTGCTGACCGCCGCCATCGTCATGCCCTATGGGCAAACGGCCATTGCCTGGTTCATGCTCGCAGCGGCGTTGGCGGTTTTCGTGCTGCTGCGGGTGACTGGGTGGACCATTCGCCATGGCCAGACGCACCTGAAGAGCTTCGCCGGCCAACAGGCCCCAGGCCTCTCCAAAGGCGCCATGTGGCGCGCCGTCGGGGTGATCGCCCTGCTGATGTTCGCCAAATTCGTTTACATCGCCTCATTCACCAACTACTTCACGTTCTACCTGATCGAACACTTCGGCCTTAGCGTGCAGCAAAGCCAGCTTTACCTGTTCGTATTCCTCGCCGCCGTGGCACTGGGTACTTTTGCCGGCGGGCCGGTGGGGGACCGCATCGGGCGCAAGGCGGTGATCTGGGTGTCGTTCCTTGGGGTGGCACCGTTTGCACTGGCCCTGCCCTACGCCAACCTCGCCTGGACGGCCGTGCTGGCGGTGGCCATTGGCCTGGTGATGTCATCGGCCTTTGCCGCACTGGTGGTGTATGCGCAAGAGGCGGTGCCGGGCCGCGTCGGCATGGTGTCGGGGGTGATGTTCGGCCTGATGTTCGGCATCAGCGGCATTGGCGCCGCCGGGCTGGGTGAGCTGGCCGACCTGCATGGCATCGTCTGGGTGTACCAGGTGATCTCGTTCCTGCCGCTGCTTGGGCTGGCCACCGCGCTACTGCCGGCGACCCGCTCCAAGGCCCGGCCGGCAACCTGCTGTTAA
- a CDS encoding MlaA family lipoprotein, translating into MPTPVSVRTMILALTLFTAGGCSQRSPASICGPATYQISDPVEPVNRAVFAFNRGFDDYLMAPAARGYQALPGFTRQGVHNFSANFGEPVVFVNDLLQGNGQWAMTSLARFIFNTTFGVAGLIDVSGEMGLPRHTSDFGQTFGVWGVADGPIVELPVLGSSNLRDAGGRALTWVANPIGDYSHTLATLNTVATAGGMVDARAAALPVTDLLLNAPDSYLAMRNFTALQRATVVAEGKAGQTIHCEGSHHE; encoded by the coding sequence ATGCCCACCCCTGTTTCAGTCCGCACCATGATACTGGCCCTGACCCTGTTCACCGCCGGTGGCTGTAGCCAACGCTCCCCTGCCAGCATCTGCGGCCCGGCCACCTACCAGATCAGCGACCCGGTAGAACCTGTCAACCGCGCAGTGTTCGCCTTCAACCGCGGTTTTGACGATTACCTGATGGCGCCGGCCGCCCGCGGCTATCAGGCCCTGCCAGGCTTTACCCGCCAGGGCGTCCATAACTTCAGTGCCAACTTCGGCGAGCCAGTGGTGTTCGTCAACGACCTGCTGCAGGGCAACGGCCAGTGGGCCATGACCAGCCTGGCGCGGTTCATCTTCAACACCACCTTCGGGGTGGCTGGCCTGATCGACGTGTCTGGTGAAATGGGTTTACCGCGACACACGTCGGACTTCGGGCAAACCTTCGGCGTATGGGGCGTGGCCGACGGCCCGATCGTCGAGCTGCCAGTGCTGGGCTCCAGCAACCTGCGCGATGCCGGTGGCCGGGCCCTGACCTGGGTCGCCAACCCGATTGGCGACTACAGCCACACGCTCGCCACCCTGAACACCGTGGCGACCGCCGGGGGCATGGTGGACGCCCGTGCCGCCGCGCTGCCAGTGACCGACCTGCTGCTCAATGCGCCTGACAGCTACCTGGCCATGCGCAACTTCACCGCCCTGCAGCGCGCCACGGTGGTGGCCGAAGGCAAGGCGGGCCAAACGATCCACTGCGAGGGCAGCCACCATGAATGA